The Natranaerobius trueperi genomic sequence ATAACCATTACCCGCAAATCCTTGTTCTAATTCTTCTAATTTTTCTATTTCTTCCTCAAGTTCTCTTTCTAATTGATCTCGCTTATCTTCAAGATTTCTCTTTTCTGAATTTAAATCATCTGATATGTCAGATGTACTATCCACCAAATCTTCTAGGTCATCATGTTGTTTCTGTGCCATGTTAACACCAGCATCAGCCATCCCAAGGCTTACCTCTATTTGCTGTGCTTGCCAAGAATGCAATACTTTATCTTTTGTTTCTTCTAAAGTTAAAATCTTATCATACTCATCTAAGTTAACATCTCTAATGTAAAATTCTTCTAGCTCTGACTCTAACCTTCTTCTTATTTCTTCATCACTTTCTTTCTCTTCTTCTTTTTCTTCATAAACAGTGACTAAATTATCATCTGAATGCCATTCTACTTCTGTCCCTAACCCCTCAGATATGAAACGTAACGGTACCATAGTTCTATTATTATCAGAAATCTTAGGTACTGTGTCCATGGTTTTAGTATCATCGTTTAACTGATACTCTTTTTCACCAACCACTAGTTCTAAAGTATCTACCCCACGCTGAATGGAGATTAAATCTTGTGAGCCATCCCAATCAACATTAGCTTGTAAAGCCTCACTTACATACCTAACAGGTACTTGTGTCCTATTTGAATCATCAATATATGGTTTTTGATCAGTAAATTCAATAAGCTCATCCTCTACCATTACATGTATTTCTTCTTCAGCAGAAGAAACATTGGGTACTGATAATAGTAATAACATAGCTGGTATCAATTTTTTGTAGTTTAACATTATATCACCCTTTACTTATAAATTATTCTAATACATATATCTTCTTTTTAAATTTAATTTTCCCTTCTAAATTTCATTACTAACGTAATTAGGACTTTAATAACTTCAAAACTGTCACAGTTTATAATTTTTAGAAAATAGAATAATTTCTGCAATGGAATTATTCTATTTTCTAATACGACAAAATTTGGTAAAATGAACAATGCATTAAATTTAGGAGTGTGATATCATGAGTCTCGAAAAAATTAATAGATTAAGGGCCAAACTTCATGAATTAGTTATAGAAAATGCTCCTTATGAAAAGATCTTAACGTTAAGTCAACAGTTAGATGAACTAATTGTTGATCATCAAAAAGAGAAAAAAGATTATTTTGAAGATAGATGAGTGATTAATTTCACACATTCTATTCATAATACCTTTTAGGTATACTTTGTGGGCACCTAAATAAAATAACCGCCTTTGGCGGTTATTTTAATAGCGCACTTAAGAAACCAAACAGATCATTAGCTGAATGTTCATTTTCTATATCCTCATCTCCATCAACTTTTATTGTAACTGGCTCTTCAATTAATTCTGCCACACCTAACCCGTCAAAACTAGATCCTACTTTTAACTCAAATTCACCGGGTTCAGTACTGTCAACGTAAAACGAAACATATCCATCCTCATTAACTTCACCAATTAGATTCCAGATATTTTCTTCTCGATAATTCTCTTCAGCGCCCTGCTCATGAGGCGGTAAATCTTCACCTAGAAAGTCATCACTCATATATATATTTTCAGATCCTCTACTAGTTTCTACATAGAATTGTACTCTTTCACCTTCTTCTATTGCCTCTATACTTGTGGCAGGTTCTAGCCTTATTTCTATTCCTTCTCTATCTTCTACCTTGTCTTGTAAAATTTCATTATCCATTACTTCTAGTGAACTAGTAGCGCTGTAATAGTCAACAGTTTCACGTCCAAAAATCACTTCAACATCTTTATCCTTTTCCATAAAAAGCCTTAAATTATCATAAACAAACTTTTCACCATTTACTATAATCCCATCAACTTGCCAGCCATCTCCTGGTACAAACTCTAGGTTAGCTTGTTCATCTTCATTATATACACCTGACCAACCATAGTCTATTTCTTCTCCATCTACGGTAACGCTTCCATTACCTACTACCCCTACTCTTAACTGGTAATCATCACTACTTTGTGATAATTCAATAGGAATAATCGCCTCGCCGGATCTTGTTTCGAAGTTACCTGTTATAGATCTATAACCTTCTTTATCTACTTCATAGCTATATATATCTGAAGGCATCTCTTCAAAGACGACTTTTCCATTTTCATTAGTTTCTTTCTCATAACCACCTAATTCAACATTAACATTTTCTAGCTCTTTGTTACCTTCAAATACTCTAAAAGTAACATCTTGAGTATCCTCTGCATAAGCTGTACTGGTTGTTAGTGTTATAAAACCTAATGTTACTATAACAAATAGTTTACTTTTCAATACGTCTTCACTCCTTGTTTATCAAAGATTTGTGTGTTATCACTCCTAATATATAGTTTCATAAATTTAGACGTCACTTAACTTTGTCAAGTTCCATTTTTTCTACTATTTTTTAAATATATTTAGTTTGACATACTCCCACAGCTAAAGCAGTGGGCTTTCTGCTTGATTTTCTCGTAAAAAAACAGTAGAAACACTAGGGGTATCCCAAAAGATTATCATAAAAATCATTTAGGATACCCCTGATTTTTTACTCCATTACTCTTTAATAGTTATCTGTTGATTAGATTGTTCATATTCTACATAAGCATCAAAAGCATCAGCAAAAAATCTCAAAGGAAGTAGAGTTCTACCTAAGTCATCATCAACAAAAGGCTTTGTATCCATAACAAACTCTTCATCATTTACATAAGCAGTTTTTTCTCCTAGATAAAAGACAACTCTTCTATCGTCTCTTGTAGCAATTACCGACTGATCTGCTTGGTTATACTCTACATAAGCTCCCATAGTCTCACCTAGAGTTCTAAAGGGAAGAAAAGTCCTTCCATCTATAGCACGAGGTGCCACCTCAAATATTTTTTCTTCTCCGTCTACTAAATATCCCCTTTCATCTAAGCTCATGATAATATTCTGACTAGAAGCACTATCTTCTTTTGAAAGTGTAATTACTTTATCTGTATCATCAGAAAGGGTAATAGAGCCTTTATAAGTCTCATAGCCATCTGCTTCTACAGTGTATCTCTGATACCCTGCTTCTAAATTACTAATCTCTACATACCCAATCATATCAGTTTCATAAGTATTACCGTCAATGCTAACTTTAGCACCTTCTACAGTGCTTTTATCTTCATCTTCTACGATAAATGTAAGGTCATACTCTTCCTCTTTTTCTTCACTGAAAGTTATTTCAAAGGTCTTGTTTACACCCTCATCAGTGATAGCTCTAAGCTCATAAGTACCAAAACTATCTACTTCCACATCAAAAGTCGCACGCCCTGAGTCAAAGTCTTCTTCATTTGTAACTTCAACATCATCATTTCTTGTGATTACATAACCACCTTCTCCATGAGCTCTTCTCCCGTCTTCATCTACATAAGTCATTTTAACTTCACCAGATAAAGAACCTGGTTCAATATTTGATTCAATTTCAATATCTTCAGCTTGATCACCTACTACTAGAGTAGCGGTAGCTTCTAAACCAGTCTCTTTATGATATGCACTGATCTCTGCTTCACCTTCACCACGGATAGTAATGTCTCCGGTATCTCTATCTATACCTGCAACAGAATAACTGTCGGTACTAAAGATGATCTCTTCATCATCAGTATCATATTTTCTTTTAAGATCATCTTCATCGATTAAATAAACTTCTCCATAGTAATCGTCATCATCAGCGTCATCTACCACTGCTGTCTCTTCACTTAGTTCAAGTTCTAAATCATCTACATCTCCAAATTTAGAAACAGTCACATCTATTGAATCTCTAATAGTAGTACCACTTACTCTGGCTTCTATTTCATATGTTCCAAGTAGATCAATTCTATCCTGATCTACTTCCACTACAAACATATTGTAGGTATCTTCATCTTCATCATCTTCAACAGCTAAAGATACTTCACGGTTATCTCTATCATAAGTATCTCCATCAGGATCAGTTACTGTAATGACAACTTCATCAGTATCAGGAACTTTATTTTCATATTCATCATATAGAGCAAAGAAGACTTCAAAGTCATCTTGACCGTCTTCTACAAATTTAGTGTCTTGATATGCTTCTATTCTGTCAATATCGCCTACTTCATCAATATTTACCACTACAGTATCAGATTCTACATCGTCATCGTCACCTTCGTATATAGCCTTATACCTGTAATCACCCAGTTGACTTTGATCGAGTCTCAGCTCTGCTATACCGTCTTCATCAGTTTCAATAGTTTCTATCTCTTCAAAATCGTCGTCATCTTTTTCTTCTTTTATTACAATATCTAAACCTTCCCCAGATTCAAAATTACCGTCAAAAGCTTCTACAGTTAAGATAAAATCTTCACCTACTCTAGGATAGCGTTCATCTACTTCTAAATATAGATCAGTAATATCCTCTGATCCAAAGTGAATATCTTGACTACCCCGTCTTACAGTTCTACGCATTTCTTCATCCTCTTCGTCCCAGTCACCCACTTCTATAGTGGCTCCTCCTGGAATAGAACTGTATACTTCAAATACTACTTCCCCGTCACCGTCTGTTTCTGCTTCTATTCTCCACACTTCGTTATCAATTATTTCATCTAGCTCGTCGTAATCACTAACCATATCGAGATTTTCTGTATCTCTATCAGAACTTACATAAAAGACTACATCTTCATTCTCTAAAACTTCACCATCAGCTTCTCTAAATCTAACAGTAAATTCGGCACCATCGTCCCCAGTGTCAGGGTCATCAGGGTCAACATCTCTCACACTACTAGCTGAATAGCTGAAATCAGTTCCTGCTAGAGCTATCCCTGCTGACATGGTAAGAATTAAAGCTGTAGTTAGAAATAATCCAATACTTTTTTTAATGGAAAGTTTCATGTTCTTACCTCCTTTGGTTCTATAATCCTGTTAGTCTATTTTTAAAATGATTAGATACAAGAAGAGACCGCCATTCTGGCGGTCTCTCTGTATTACTTAGCTTACTTAACTAGTCTTTCAATGATTACTTCTTGTGCGTCTCCGTCCCAGTCAACGTAAGCATCAAATGCTTCTGCTACGTATCTTACTGGAAGTAGAGTTCTACCTGCATCTTCGTCTAGTTCAGGAGCTACGTCCATTTCACGCTCTTCTCCGTTTACTGTGTAAGAAGTTTCGCCTAGGTAGAATACTGCAGTTTGACCATCTAGTTCAGCAGTGAATGACTGATCTGCGCCGTCCCACTCAATATAGCCTCCTAGTGCTTCACCGATAGCTCTGAATGGAAGATAAGTTCTTCCGTTCATGATTTCAGGAGCTGCATCTAGAGTTCCTGGCTCACCATCAGTTAGGTAAGTAGTGTCGCCGATAGTCATGTTGATGAATATTCTTTCTTCATCCTTTTCATCATCTTTATCGTCTTCTTTGTCTTCTGCTGCAAAGTCAGCATCGAAAGTTACTGTGTAACCGTCTTCTGCTACTACTACTACTTCATATACTTCGTCTGCATCAGCTTCGATGGAGAATTCTGCATATCCATCTTCAAAGTCGTCTTGTTCTACTACTTCTAGACCTGCATCAGTGTATACATTGTACTCGTAGTCATCGTAAATGTCTGCATCTTCTCCGTCACCTTCAAGGTAAGTTCTGTATCCATCTTCATCGATTAGATAAAGTGTAACATCGCCAGTTCTTTCATCTACGTCTAGGTCAAGAACTGCTTCTACTGCATCTGGGTCTTCACCTACATATAGTTCAGCTTGAACTACGATATCTTCTTCTAAATGACGAGCTGTAATAGTAGTTACACCTTGGTTGTGTACTTCTACTTCAGCATCGTATCTAGTGATTGTAGCTACTGAACTGTTACTTGAGCTGAATACGATATCTTCGTCACCTGGATCGTATTCTTCTTCCATACCTTCTGCGTCGATTAGGTCAATTGTTACAATTTCATCAGCATCAAAGTCAGAGCCTTCAATGTCAAAGTCTTCATGGAAAACTACAGGTTCAACACTAATTTCCATATCTGTTGTGTCACCGAATTCTCTTGCCATTACTGTAGTATAAGCTCTTCTAGTTGTTCCAGCAATGGAACCTCTTACTTCATATTCACCTTGTGCTTCATCTTCGCCAATTTCGTCTTCGATTTCTGAGTAGTCAACTTCTACATAGAACATGTCGTCTTCTGTGCAGAAGTCAATTCCTTTAATTTCATCGTCATCTGTGCTGTCATATCTGTTTCCTTCTGGATCTTCGACTCTAAATTCAAAGAAGTCAGCTACTTCGTCTTCAGTTGCGTCAAGAGCTTTTTGAAAATCAGTGTTTCCAAATTCGTCTTCGATTTCAAAGTAAACTTCAAAGTAAGTGTCATCAATGTCATGGAATTCTGTTTCTTCGTCTTCTGAGATATTGTCAGCATCGCCAGGGATTACTAAGAAATCTTCGATAACGTCATAGTAGAAATTATCAGCATCTACATCGCTACCGAATTCTTCGTCGTCATCCCATTCGTCTGCTACTGCACGGAACTGATATTCATCTACATCAGTTAATTCAAATTCCACTACTGCTTCACCGTCACTGTCAGTTTCTTTAGTGTCGATTTCGCTCCAGTCATCGTCCCATTCTTGATCGTCTTCTACTTCTCTGTATTCAAATACTACGTCTTCGCCTTCTACTTCCCAACCTGAAGCGTTACGGTTTTCAAAAGCTGTGGCAGTAAGTTCGATTGTTTCGCCTGCTTCCTGATAATAAGCGTCATCCATATCGTCTCTATCTTCAACTTCGTCTATTTCTAGTTCTACAGATTTAATTTCATCGGATGCTTCTACGTCTACAGTTACTCCATCAATGTGGTGAGCTTCGTCTTGACCTCTGTAAAGGTCTACTTCAACATCACCAGGAGAAGTCGTAACAATGTCAAACTCTGTATCGCCATCGTCAATTTCTGCTACTACAAAGAACTCGTTGTCTTCTGCATCTTCATGATCAAATTCTTGATTGTACTTTGCTTTGTATTCGTCTGCATCTTCTGAGTTATTTAGGTCGTATACTTTAACGATATCTTTCTTTTCGGCATCTTCGTCATAAAGCTCATCTTCGTCTATAATATGTGAAGCGTCTCCGCTAAACACAGCGTAGAAATGAACTTCTCCTTCTTCGCCTAGATATCTACTTCCGTCAGATTCACGGAACCTAACTTCAAATTCAGATCTTTCATTTGTATCTACTTCGTCGTCAAAATCTCTGATGTCACTACCTGCTGATCTGTATCCGTCTGCTTTTTCTTTTGGATCTACATCTTCGGAATCATCTTCGGATTCTGTTAAACGAACTAGACTTTCACCGTCTTTCCAGATTCCTTCAGTTATCTTAATGGAACCTTCTAAATCTTCTCTAACAATATTTAGTTCTTCTCCATATTTAACTTCATCAACTTCCACTTCTCCCTGAGCATCTGTGAAATACGGTTCTTCATTAATCTCTACTTCAGTTCCCATAAGAAGTGATCCTTCTTCACCATCTACGATTGTAAGTGTGATTT encodes the following:
- a CDS encoding stalk domain-containing protein, translating into MKLSIKKSIGLFLTTALILTMSAGIALAGTDFSYSASSVRDVDPDDPDTGDDGAEFTVRFREADGEVLENEDVVFYVSSDRDTENLDMVSDYDELDEIIDNEVWRIEAETDGDGEVVFEVYSSIPGGATIEVGDWDEEDEEMRRTVRRGSQDIHFGSEDITDLYLEVDERYPRVGEDFILTVEAFDGNFESGEGLDIVIKEEKDDDDFEEIETIETDEDGIAELRLDQSQLGDYRYKAIYEGDDDDVESDTVVVNIDEVGDIDRIEAYQDTKFVEDGQDDFEVFFALYDEYENKVPDTDEVVITVTDPDGDTYDRDNREVSLAVEDDEDEDTYNMFVVEVDQDRIDLLGTYEIEARVSGTTIRDSIDVTVSKFGDVDDLELELSEETAVVDDADDDDYYGEVYLIDEDDLKRKYDTDDEEIIFSTDSYSVAGIDRDTGDITIRGEGEAEISAYHKETGLEATATLVVGDQAEDIEIESNIEPGSLSGEVKMTYVDEDGRRAHGEGGYVITRNDDVEVTNEEDFDSGRATFDVEVDSFGTYELRAITDEGVNKTFEITFSEEKEEEYDLTFIVEDEDKSTVEGAKVSIDGNTYETDMIGYVEISNLEAGYQRYTVEADGYETYKGSITLSDDTDKVITLSKEDSASSQNIIMSLDERGYLVDGEEKIFEVAPRAIDGRTFLPFRTLGETMGAYVEYNQADQSVIATRDDRRVVFYLGEKTAYVNDEEFVMDTKPFVDDDLGRTLLPLRFFADAFDAYVEYEQSNQQITIKE
- a CDS encoding aspartyl-phosphate phosphatase Spo0E family protein, translating into MSLEKINRLRAKLHELVIENAPYEKILTLSQQLDELIVDHQKEKKDYFEDR
- a CDS encoding copper amine oxidase N-terminal domain-containing protein, whose protein sequence is MTKTFKKSLSLMTAIAMVFTLFSGVAIADEQDDEAKVINSAYVEVGETEVNATTVAESVYDNVYVDLVNGEEESLTGDAEIEVELEEDEESEFSLDLKNEAEKGDEIFVAAYEDSDLKTLIEKEEVTLEETFTLNVGTQFEGKFAALFNNYLGHAEVDEDGKAEITIEAGNGDTELDLKLFENEEDAENDENSIASTEVTPNDVDEEEEIEVKIEDQKITLTIVDGEEGSLLMGTEVEINEEPYFTDAQGEVEVDEVKYGEELNIVREDLEGSIKITEGIWKDGESLVRLTESEDDSEDVDPKEKADGYRSAGSDIRDFDDEVDTNERSEFEVRFRESDGSRYLGEEGEVHFYAVFSGDASHIIDEDELYDEDAEKKDIVKVYDLNNSEDADEYKAKYNQEFDHEDAEDNEFFVVAEIDDGDTEFDIVTTSPGDVEVDLYRGQDEAHHIDGVTVDVEASDEIKSVELEIDEVEDRDDMDDAYYQEAGETIELTATAFENRNASGWEVEGEDVVFEYREVEDDQEWDDDWSEIDTKETDSDGEAVVEFELTDVDEYQFRAVADEWDDDEEFGSDVDADNFYYDVIEDFLVIPGDADNISEDEETEFHDIDDTYFEVYFEIEDEFGNTDFQKALDATEDEVADFFEFRVEDPEGNRYDSTDDDEIKGIDFCTEDDMFYVEVDYSEIEDEIGEDEAQGEYEVRGSIAGTTRRAYTTVMAREFGDTTDMEISVEPVVFHEDFDIEGSDFDADEIVTIDLIDAEGMEEEYDPGDEDIVFSSSNSSVATITRYDAEVEVHNQGVTTITARHLEEDIVVQAELYVGEDPDAVEAVLDLDVDERTGDVTLYLIDEDGYRTYLEGDGEDADIYDDYEYNVYTDAGLEVVEQDDFEDGYAEFSIEADADEVYEVVVVAEDGYTVTFDADFAAEDKEDDKDDEKDEERIFINMTIGDTTYLTDGEPGTLDAAPEIMNGRTYLPFRAIGEALGGYIEWDGADQSFTAELDGQTAVFYLGETSYTVNGEEREMDVAPELDEDAGRTLLPVRYVAEAFDAYVDWDGDAQEVIIERLVK